From the Melanotaenia boesemani isolate fMelBoe1 chromosome 9, fMelBoe1.pri, whole genome shotgun sequence genome, the window GAcaacttttttgtatttcttgttgAAGGAAGGAACAAGAATATCTGATTAAGAATTAAAGGAATCAAcaagaccatttttaaaaaaactttaatgtaatttgtacTCTACTCTTTTTTTGCTTGCTGTTgtctttcaaacttttccagatcatcgttttgcttttttaaggaatgcagacaaacacaaagatggaTGGGACATAGGCTGGGGACAACAGCTTGTCGCACTTTTACCCAAGCAAAGACAGAATTGGCCTCAATTACATGTTCGTTAACAACAGAGTAACGTAAAGTGTCCGGTCCTGGGGCGCAATAATGTTAATTCAAAATTCAAAATTAGCGCAGCCCACAATAAGTAGACTTGGaaagcacagaaaacaaaattttcGATATACTTGCCACCGACAAAGTGCTCGCTGCACAGCTAAAAGCTtctgacagtttccagttatTTCGTTTGATGGCAGCAACCCATTTAGCCGTCGTTCAGGGTCAGCAGGCAGTCTGTAAATTAAAATCCCATTCTTGGGATGTCGATTGGAACATCCAAAGGCACAACATGGATGTAccattatttttataatgtgtCAGTGTCCAAGTTTGTCACTTTGACACAGGCCGAGGCTTGAACAACCTCGGTCAGGTCACCTGGTGGAGGGTGTATGTTGTAAGACCCGAAACACCCAAAGATACCAGGATACAACAATGATGATTTGTATAAGTTAGAGCATCAGAAgttgtatgtaaaaaaaaaaaaccaaaagaaaactagtggattttgatttatttttgcgAGCGCTACCCGTACATGATGCAGGATTCTTTCAAGGTATACCCCATTGTAAAGGTGAATAATTGGGCTGTCCAGCAATGTATAATAAAACACCAGCtgtttttatcttatttgtttggtttttaaaggGGGAGGTATAAGTTAACTTTGTGTGCAGCCTGGGCAGTTTtaactgggttaaaaaaaatctgagcaaAAAACAGTAACCATGttatgttgttaattttttcCTCTCCAGTATCAGGTGGGTCAGCTGTTCTCAGTAGCAGAAGCCAGTAAGAGTGAGACGGGTGGAGGCGATGGTGTGGAGGTGCTCGCCAATGAGCCGTATGAGCAGGATGGAGAGAAGGGGCAGTATACCCACAAGGTGTACCACCTACAGAGGTAAGCATCCTCTACAGGTGGACTCCTGGCTGCTCCATTCATGTAGGTGCAGAATCACCACCTCCTTTCCTGATATCagaacctgttttttttttttttttttaacagcataCAATCTATCAAATTCTGCAGTTGCAAGGTTtctcttgttgttgtttgtctccAGAGCTGAACTTTatccttttaaatgaaaaaacagagaGGACTACAGAATGAGATTTATATCTGAGACAattcctgtttgtttctgcagcaAAGTGCCAAATTTTGTCCGTTTGATCGCTCCAAAAGGTTCCCTAGAGGTGCACGAGAAGGCCTGGAACGCATATCCTTACTGTCGAACCAGTGAGTCTTACTCCATgtgctcgctctctctctctctctctctctctctctctctctctctctctctctctctctctctctctctctctctctctctctctctctctctctctctctcactcacacactcacacacacaccccagcTTTATAGACCTCCGGTCTGAACTACGAAACAGGATTAAAGTCTTTTTGAGGTAACTTCTGGTTCTGGATTTTCAAGAGACGTGAAGCTGGTTCACTTTTGAAACTTTAAGCTTTCTgcagtttttattataaaaatgtaatgtgtAAAATCTTTGGATCCATCCTGAGCTCACAGCTGCACTATGCAGTGTCATTTCAGATAAGAGGAGCATGATCGTCTGTTAAAAATGcacagtttattatttattcatttttttcactCAGTTTTTCCAGTTTGATCCTGATACCAGGAATTGACACAGATCCTGTCAGATAACATTCAAATGTTGTTTTGGCTCTGATcttatatttttatgatttgttttgtatgttactttatatttttatgatttattttgtatgttaCTAAAATCCTTTGTAGCACTTTGAGATTCCTTGGAATGTAAAGTGcgttacaaataaaatttattattattattattgatctTGTGTTCATGTTCTGTTAACAGAACGTGTTAAATTAAATAGCTAGGGGCTTACAATGTATGCTTGGTTTGTGGGATCATCTGTGGAATTTCTGCTGCCTGTGTGGAGGCATGTCTGGTCAGAATGAGACCTTAAGTCTCCCAGATATCCTGATGGTGGTCACATGTGATCGGATCACCCAGGACACGTTAGCACCAGGTCTGAACAGGAACCAGCAACCCTTCTCCAAATACCACCAGCTGTACATCTACAGCAATGTTTAGTTTCTCAGATGATGTTCGTGAATGATTTAACTGTTCGCTTATGTTTCTCTCTCTGGAACATCTTCTCATTGTGGTCCACCACTTCCTTGGATTCAGTCCTTACAGTAAGTGTTCTTCAGGTCCATTCTCCAAATGAAAGATGataaagtttttattctaaataaagTCAGAGGTAGAGCTGATGGATTACATGTCAAATAGGTTAAACAGTAAAATACTACAGAGCAGTGCAGGTCATATCTTATGTTGTCTGTGTGTGGAACAACATGATTGTTGACtaatcacatattttttttttttattacagaatGTCTACATGAAAGAGAAATTCATGATTAAGATCGAGACATGGCACAAGCCCGACATGGGGGAGCAGGACAATGTAAGTCATGTTTGTCAGCAGCAACAAGACAAAATTCCCAGTTTCATTACAGGGAAAGTAACGGAGGTTTAATGTTGAGCCTGAGTTCCCTTGTTAagatcaccatggtaacccAACCTAAACATATAATCTGCTCCAGAGAATTTCTGCTCAGATTTTGGGGCTGGATCTTTGGTGAAGCTGTCTTTTTACTTAATCTGTTCCCAGTCATAtcatagatttaaaaaacaaaacaaaaaaaaaaacaattatccatttattttcgACCACTTATCCGACTCGGGTTTCAGGGGGCAGCAGCTTTTACAGGGACGCTTCTTTCTCCCTGGcaacttcttccagctcatctggaggaaTCCTGGGGTGTTCCCGGGCCAACAGGGAGACGTAGTCCCTTCATGTTCTGAGTTTTCTAAGTTGCCTCTTCTGGTGGGACACCAGAACCTACGTTGCCCAGAACACCTCCccagggaggcatcctaaccagatgcccgagccacctcatctggctgctctggatgtggagaagcagcagctctacttTGAGGTCCACCTGGATGACCGGGCTTCTTAAAGGAGATTCCATATACTCTGAGGAGGAAACTCTTTTTGTatccactgttttttttttttttttttccccagtcacTACCCatcataggtgagggtaggaacgtagactGACCAGTATATCGAGAGCTTCACTTTTTGGTGCAGCTGTCAGGCACAACAGCAGTTTTCAGTTTCCTGTCATCTCTTCTCTTATTTGCTGTAatgattttcatatttttacacatttccaATCAGACAAGCTGCTCTCCTTACGAGCAATGCATCAGGTGCATCACAAGTCAGTTTTTACGTGAGCATTGAAGGAGTCTGAAGAGTCTGAGTTAATATAGTGGAACGGACAAATATCTTTCCTGTTATCAGCTGACCTGacttataaatgtgtttggcTTTTTTCTCCTATGCTGTAGGTGCACGGACTTGACAAAAGCACATGGGATGGAGTTGAGGTTATTGACATTGACATTGCTGACAGAAGCAGCATCAGTCCAAaggtaagaagaaaaacattgcGAATCTGGCTGAGATTTTTCTCATCATTAAATCATAGTTAGAGGTGTCATGATTATTTAAGTTTATAATTAATGGTggtattaaagaaaacaatgaccaaggtgtcattgtggaggacAGCTCACTAGCCTGTAAAACAGGACATTAAAAGTTGCAGAGAAAGGGGAAAATACATCCAATACGTTTCACCACCTGGATATCCAGCAGCTTTTTATACTACAGTGAAGGTAAATGCACAGTAGTTTCGATGTACAACTCGGGttggaaatacaatgtgaccagTAGATTgacctttttactattttagaGTATAACTGCTGTGTactgcccctagtggtgacCTACAGTATTGAGTGTTTAGGCCACGTCATGTTTCCATCGTTTGCAGCAAGAATATACACGGACGTAGCAGAATGTTGACGTGTATGCTTGTGTTCACATCAAGTATGTCCTAGCCCTTACAGCACAACATGACGCTTTCATTGCTACCCagagctcatgaccataggtgagggcaGGAACATAGattgactggtaaatcgagagctttcccttttggctcagctcctttttcaccaccacagaccgatgcagaatccgcatcactgcagatgctgcaccgatccgcctgtcgatctcccacgGCATCCTtgcctcactcgtgaacaagacttGAACTTCTCCACTTTGGGCAGGACTTCATTCCCAGCccagagaaagcactccacccttttctggctgagcaccatggtcttggatttggaggtgctggttctcatcccagctgtttcacacttggctgcgaatcgttccagcaagagctgaagatcacggcctgatgaacCCAACAGAACCGCacaatccacaaagagcagagacccaatcctgaggccaccaagcCAGATCCCCTCAAAACCTCGGCTGCatctagaaattctgtccataaaagttatgaacagaatcggtgataaagggcagccttggcagagtccaaccttCACTGGAAACTAATCTGACTTGCTGCCGGCAATGCAGGCCAAGCTCTGGCTCTGGTCGTAAAGCTTGTACAAGGGGGTTTGGCACTCCATTATTCCGGAGGACCgtccacaggagtccccagggaaCACAGTCagatgccttctccaagtccacaaagcacatgtagattggttaaGCAAACTCCCTTGCCCCCTCCAaaaccctgaagagggtgtagagctggtccactgtttaactaccgggacaaaaaccacattgctcctcctcaatccgagattcgactatccgatggaccctcctctccaggacccgtgaatagaccttaccagggggCTGAGGattgtgatccccctgtagatggaggacaccctctggtccccgtTTTTGAAGacggggaccaccaccccagtctgttAGTCCAGGGGAACTCAATTCTGCAAAggtgtgtcaaccaagacagccctacagcatccagagccttaaggatcTCTGGGCTTACCTCATCCAACCCCAGGGCCCTTCCACGAGGAGCTTTTTTGCCACGAAGataggagagccaacaccagggtcccccgaatctgcttcctcatcagaagacatgACAGTGgaattgaggaggtcttcgaagtattccctccaccgcctcacaacgtcccaactcaaggtcagcagccccccatccccattGTACACAGtattgatggagcactgcttccccctcctgagccctcaaatggtggaccagaatctcctcgtagccatccagaagtcattctccatggcctctccataCTCCTCCCATGCCAGTTCTTTTGCCTCAGCGACCACCAAAGCCACGTTCCACTTGGCTTGCAGATTCCCACCAGTGGCCTccggagtcccacaggccaaaaaggtcCAATAGGACTCCTCCtccagcttgacagcatccctcactgctgttttccaccaacgagtttggggatTTCTGCTCtgacaggcaccaacgaccttagGGCCACAACTCTAGTtggccacctcaacaatagaggcaggGAACAGCTTGAACACAGATTTTATAGGGTTGGGAAATGAGTTTATGCATAATAATCGTGATaataaaatctgaattatttctttaaaaatagtTGTACCAAGAAAAATCTGTAATCATGACATCCTTAATCAGCGATAGGAACAGCTTATCTACACTCTGTATCTCTCTTTGCAAGGTGTCAGACTAACGAGAAGCTTGTTCACTGTCATTCCTTAGGACTACAAACCAGAGCAGGATCCAGCTATCTTTAAGTCGGAGAAGACGGGTAGAGGCCCTTTGGGACCTGACTGGAAGGTACGTCCCTTCTGCAGCACCTCACTGTATTTGTGAATTGAGTTTAATCTCCtgagatttattatttttatgtttttgggtgtttgtatgtgttaaCAGAAAGCACTGGCCAACAACCCCAACTGTCCCCACATGTGTGCGTACAAACTTGTTACTGTTGAATTCAAGTGGATGGGACTACAGAACAAGATGGAAAGCTTTATTCAAAGGGTATGAAGTAGTTATTTCCCCttcttttaatgtaaaacttCTACTGGTGGCCAATGTTCTACTTCTACTGGTGGTGAATGTCAGCATCCTCACACTGTTTAGGTGGAGAAGCGTTTGTTTACCCACTTCCACAGACAGCTGTTCTGCTGGATTGACAAATGGATTGATCTGTCGATGGATGACATCCGGCGTATGGAGGAGGAGACAAAGAAGGAACTGGATGAGGTAACTGAAGCAATGATAATCTTAGTGgaagttatttctttttgtcagtTGACTTATGAATCAATATTTATTCACTGTACAACTTTTTGTGTCTTCAAATGTGGATGTGACATCTGTGTTGCATCAAGATTGAAGGTGAAAGCATGAATTTGTCaaaaaagcttttatttgtGACATGCACAATTATACATagtacaatatacagtaaaaatgcattttgtatTTGCTACCGGTGAAGATAGAAGTTAGTGTTAAAGTGTTAGTGTTAAAGGTGCAGTTTGGAGGAtctagtgacatctagtggtataAGTGTCCATCTCTTTCTTCTCCAAGTCTGCAGGGCAGCTATGATCTCTGCAAAGAGCACCACTCCTCTTCTCTAAAGCCAAGTCTTTGTCCTTTCTGGGCTACTATAATAGTTGCATAGTGAAATTTCACAGAGGGGCAGGGAGAGTAACCTGCACAATTTATAACATAAACCTACAGActactttatcaggtccaacttgctagtaccaggttggaccagTTTTTCCCTCAGAACGGCCTTAAACCCTTGTGTCATAGATTAATCAAGGTgttgaaaacattcctcagagattttgctccatattgacatgacagcatcacacagttgctgcacatccatgatgagaatctcacgTTCCACcgcatcccaaagctgctctggaTTGGATTAAGATccggtggctgtggaggccactgAACTAAttatcatgttctagaaagcagttaGAGAttatctgagctttgtgacatggtgcattatcctgctggaagtagcatca encodes:
- the LOC121645776 gene encoding phosphatidylinositol transfer protein alpha isoform-like, with translation MLIKEFRIVLPISVEEYQVGQLFSVAEASKSETGGGDGVEVLANEPYEQDGEKGQYTHKVYHLQSKVPNFVRLIAPKGSLEVHEKAWNAYPYCRTILTNVYMKEKFMIKIETWHKPDMGEQDNVHGLDKSTWDGVEVIDIDIADRSSISPKDYKPEQDPAIFKSEKTGRGPLGPDWKKALANNPNCPHMCAYKLVTVEFKWMGLQNKMESFIQRVEKRLFTHFHRQLFCWIDKWIDLSMDDIRRMEEETKKELDEMRKTDEVKGMSADE